In Parerythrobacter aestuarii, the sequence CCATCCTTGCGCGGTATTGGCAAACTGGCTGAAAACGGCCTTGCCTGGGCCGAGACGCCTGACCGCCGACAAGGCTTCATCGATGTCGATGGCAACTGGGTGATCGAGCCTGGGCGTTTCGAAGGCTTGGGCCAGTTCGCTGCCGACGGGCTGGCACCGGCCATGGTGGACGAAAAGTGGGGCTTTATCGACTCGACAGGCGCGTGGGTCGTCGAGCCAGTGTCGGAAGGCCTCTTGTGGCAGCCAGAACCCTTCGACGCATTTGGCCGAACGGTCGTCAATGTGAATGACAGGCGCGGGGTCATTGATCGCGACGGCAAATGGGTGCTCGAACCGGTGCATGACGGCGTCCGGCTGGAGTTCGATGGGGCATTCATCATCTGGCAGGACGGTGAAAGGCGCAGGCTGGCCAGCGACGGCACCGACTTGGGGCTGGAACCGCCGGATTTCGATCGCCTCATCCCGTATGACCGCAATGGTTATGGCCGCATGGTCAAGGATGGGAAGGCCAGCATCATCGACCGGTCCGGTCGCGAAGTGCTGGGGTCGCAGTTCGAGAATATCGGCGCCTTTGAGGGTCGCAAATGGGCCCCGGCCAAACGCGATGGCAAGTGGGGCGCGGTCAATATCGACGGCGAATGGGTGCTGGAGCCGGGCTATGATTGTGTCGGCAAGTGCTACGAGTATCCGCCCACCTTGCCGCCGCCGGCCATGCTGGTCCGCACGCAAACGCGCCCTGTCGGGATATTCAACCCCTCATCGCCGCGCTACACCGATCCCAAATCGCAGGACTGGTGCCACGCTCGCAGCGACGCGACTCCCTAGAGCGCGCCGAAGGTCCAGCCTTCGGTCCGCGCGACCTCTTCGGTCAGCCCCGGCGGGTTCCAGTAGGCGGGTTCGTGCCCGATCTTGCGTAGCCAGGCAGCGGTGACGAGCGCGTCGGAGGAATGGTCGTCGATCGGGCCTGCACCTGTGACCGGCGGCGACCCGAGTTGTCCCAGCGCCGCATTCAGGTCCTCGTAGCTGCGCAGCTTGGTCTTGGCCCCGCCAACTCCGCCTCCGCGCGCAGCAATCGAGGTGTACATCTCCACCACCACCGGGCCACGTTCGGGCAAGGGATCGATCGGCCAGACGCTGACGTGGCCGCGCAGCCGGTGCAGCATGCGCATGCCGGTGAGGCTGGACTTGCCGACCTGCGCTGCGCCGACGAGGTTGAAATTGCTCACCGGGCGCACGCCTTGCTGCCGTTGAGCCGCCTCTGCCACGCGGAAGCGGCCTTCGCGGGTCGCGGCATCGGGCAAATGGAAGCGATCGCCTACATGTTCCTTGGAATGACGAAAATAGCGCGAGGCCTCCGGGTGAGTGACAAAACTCCCAGCCTCGAGATACGGATCACCGGCGCAAATGGTGTCGATCAGGCCCCACAGCGCCCTGGCATCGCCGGGCGAGTCGTCCCAGCCCGGGAAAAAGGCACCCGCATCGGCAAAGGGCAGCGCAATGCCCAGATCCATGCCCACCAGCGTATTGGGCGGAACCTCGTCGCGCAGGATATGCAGCACTTCCTCGCGGCTCCACGCCCTGCCGCGCTCGACCAGCACCGGCGGGCCGCCCGCGGCATCAGCGAGCGAGAGGGCGATGCCTTTTTGCCGTTCGCCCTTGGCACCTGACCAATCGATGGCCAGGAAATGGGTGAAGCTACGCATGGCAGTGAGTCCCCGCGAAGGCGGGGACCTCAGGAGGGTTCGTCCAGAATTGCCTGAGACCCCCGCCTTCGCGGGGGATCACGACTTTCGCTCCGCTCGCAGCTTGTCCCAGTATTCGAGCCGCTTCTTCACCTCGCGCTCGAACCCGCGTTCGACCGGGGCGTAGTAAGTCTGCGATTCCATCTCCTCCGGCCAATAATTGTCGCCGGAGAAACCATTCTCAGCCTCGTGATCGTAGGAATAGCCACTGCCATAGCCGATATCCTTCATCAGCTTCGTGGGCGCATTGAGGATGTTCTGGGGCGGCATCAGGCTGCCGGTCTCCTTCGCGCTGCGGAAAGCGGCTTTCTGCGCGGCATAGGCTGCGTTGGATTTGGGTGCGGTGGCGCAATATAGGCAGGCCTGCACGATTGCGAGTTCGCCTTCAGGGCTACCGAGGAACTCGTAGGCATCCTTGGCGGCGAGGCATTGGGTGAGCGCCTGCGGGTCGGCCAAGCCGATATCTTCGCTGGCGAAACGCACCAGCCGGCGCAGGACGTAGAGCGGCTGTTCGCCCGCCACCAGCATCCGCGCGAGATAGTAAAGCGAGGCTTGTGGATCGCTCCCGCGCAGCGACTTATGCAGCGCGCTGATGAGGTTGTAGTGGCCTTCGCGGTCCTTGTCGTAGACGGCCACGCGGCGCTGCAGGAATTGACCCAGCGTAGCCGGGTCTAGCGGTTCACCTATTTTGGCATTGTAGAGCGTCTCAGCCTGGTTGAGCAGGAAGCGCCCGTCGCCATCGGCACTGGCAACCAGTGCCTCGCGCGCATCGTGGGTGAGCGGCAAGGGGCCTTCCAGTTCCTCAGCCCGGTCGAGCAGCTTGCCTAGCGCTTCGGCGTCAAGCCGGTGCAGGATCAGAACCTGCGCACGGCTGAGCAGGGCGGCGTTGAGTTCGAAACTGGGGTTCTCGGTTGTCGCGCCGACCAGCGTAACTGTGCCGCGCTCGACAAAGGGCAGGAAGCCATCCTGTTGCGCGCGGTTGAAGCGGTGGATCTCATCCACGAACAACAAGGTGCGCTGGCCTGCCTGCGCCATCTTGTCGGCCTCGGCAAAGGCCTTCTTCAGGTCCGCCACGCCGGAGAACACCGCGCTGATCGGGACGAACCGCATCCCCACCGCATCGGCCAGCAGGCGCGCGGTGCTGGTCTTGCCGGTGCCGGGCGGCCCCCACAGGATCATGCTGGACAAGCGACCCGCCGCCACCATTCGTCCGATCGCGCCTTCGGGGCCGATCAGGTGCTCCTGTCCGATCACATCGCCGAGCGAACGCGGTCGCAGCCGGTCCGCCAGCGGCGTATCCTCGCGCGGATCGTCGCTCGCGCCGGAGGGCGGGGTAGAGTCGTCGTGGAACAGGTCAGCCATTCGTCGTTCGAAATAGGTCACTGGTCGGAAATTGCCATGCTCCTCTTGCATCGTTAGCTCTAAGATATATCTTAAGTGCCATAAGACGTATCAAGGAGAGATCTTATGACATGGAACAGATACAGGCGCGGAGGTTGGAACAATCTCGGCCCCATGATCGCGATGATGGCGGCTTCGGCGGCAAGTGAGTGGGACGATGGCGACATGCGTCGCTCGCGTCGTGGCCGTGACTGGAGAGACGGTCATCGCCCGCGCAAGCGTCGCGGCCGGATGTTCGGACAAGGCGAATTGCGCCTGGCCCTGCTGGCCCTGATCAATGAAGAACCGCGGCACGGCTACGAGCTTATCAAGGCGGTCGAAGAGATGACCGGCGGTGCCTACGCCCCGAGCCCGGGGGCAGTCTATCCGACGCTGCAAATGCTGGAGGAAGAGGGTCAGATCAAACCGGCCAAGTCCAAGGGTGACGACGACGACAGCGAATCCGGCGGCAAGAAGCCGTTCAAGGCGACCAAGTCCGGCAAGGCCGAATTGGCCGAGCGTTGCGAGGAGGTCGACGAACTGATGGGCCGCCTCGGCGAACATGGCGACCGGGCGGAAAAGGTGCGCGAAAAGTCGCCCGACCTGTTCCGCGCCATGGGAAACCTTGCCAGCGTGCTCAAGAACCGCGCCAAGGCCGGCAAGCTCGACCAGAAGGCGATCGACGAGATCGTCGATATTATTGACGAGGTAGCAAAGCGCATCGAACGCCTCTGACGCTACGGCATACAAGTCTTAACGCGCTTTGTCCCCCGCCCGGCGCGTGATAGCACCCCTCCATTGGCCGTTCGTCAAGAAGCGGCACGTGGAGGGGTTTTGCTATGAATGTGATCGGTCGTCCTGCGACGCCATGGCACCTGTGGGTGGTTGGCGTCGTGTCGCTCTTGTGGAACGCCGTCGGCGCGAATGACTACACTCAGACCAGCCTGCGCAATGAGGCGTATCTCGAATCAATGGGATTCCCCCCCGAGGGCATGGCCTATATCGATGCCTTTCCGGCCTGGGCCCATGCCGGTTGGGCGCTGGGCGTGTGGGGTGCGCTGATCGGATCGATCCTGTTGCTCCTGCGCAAGCGGCACGCGGTTTGGGCCTTTGCTGTGTCGCTGGTCGGGATCGCGCTGACGACGGCCTACGAACAGACTACCGAAGTACCGCCTGAACTGGCTGCGGCGCAGCCGGGGTGGTTTCCCCTAGTGCTGTGGGGCATCGCCCTGTTCCTGATGTGGTATGCCTGGACCATGCAGAAAAAGGGTGTCTTGCTGTAAGGTTCAGCGCTGCCGGGCGGAGGTTACCCGCAAGTAAGTATCGACCACTGCCTGGTTGATCGCATCCCAGCTGTATTCGCGGCTCCGGAATTCACCCGCCTGGCCGTGCGTCAGCCTCAGCCCATCATCGGTGCAATAAGGCGCAAGCGCCTCTGCGAATAGCTGGGCCTTGCCTGGCGGGACCAAGCGCCCCGTCAGCCCATCGTGGACGAGGCTGGAGGCACCGGTGGCCGATGCTGCGACGACCGGCAGACCGCACGCCATGGCCTCCAGCGTGACATTGCCGAAGGTCTCGGTGATCGAGGGGTTGAGGAAGATATCGGCACTGGCGAGCGCGCGGCCGAGGTCCTTGCCGGTCTGGAAGCCGACGAAAATGCCGCCCGGCAGCGCTTTCTCGAACCATCCGCGCGCGGGCCCATCGCCGATCACCAACACCTTGTGCGGAGCCTGCAGCTTGCGCAACGCGATGATCGCATCGGCAAAGACGTCGAGCCCTTTCTCCATCACCAGCCGTCCGAGGAAGGCAATGGCGACATCGCTGTCTTCTAGCCCGAATGAGCGCCGCCATTCCAAGTCGCGCTTTGAAGGATCGAACACCTCGCGATCGACGCCGCGGGTCCACAGGCCGATGTCCTCGTGCATGCCCATGGCCTTGTATTCGTCGATCATGCTTTGCGATGGGGCGACCAGCGCATCGCAGCGGTTGTAGAACCGGCGCAGGATCCATTCGATAGCCGGTTCGGTGAAGCCGAGGCCATAGTAACGGGGATAGGTCTCGAACCGCGTGTGCACCGATGCCACCACCGGGATATCGTGCTTGCGCGCCCATTTCAGCGCCGCGTGCCCCGTCGGGTCGGGCGAAGAGACATGCACCATGTTGGGCTTGAACGCTTCCAGAGCGTAACGCGCTTCGTTGTTGAGCCCCATCGGCATGCGGTATTCGCCGCGCCCCTTCACCGGCATGCGGATATTGGGGACGTCGAACAGTTCGCCGGTCGGCTCGAAATCGGGCTCGTCCACCACAGGCGAGAACACCCGCACGGCTGCGCCTTGCCGCAGCAAATATCCCACCAGCCGGTTCAGGGCCTGGTTCGCGCCGTCGCGGGTGTAGTTGTAGTTCCCGCTGAACAGCGCAATGCGAAGGTCGCTCGTCTGCATCGGCTCGCCATAAGCGCGCATTCGCTTGGCCTCAAGCGCCGGCGCGCACATCCGTGCGCTTGGCTATCCTCCGGGGGCCCGACCCCAGCGAGGCCACCCCTCCGGTCGCGCAGTCGCGCTCTGGCTCGGCTTTGCCTCGCGACTATTCCCGGCAATCGGCCTGGTTGCGGAGCACGGCGCGCAGCGCCGCAAGCCCGACCGGGCGCCCGCAGCGATTGGGCGTTGAGAACCCTTAAGCGAGGAAATCGCACGACGGAGGTCGTGCGGAAAACACAACTCGTCGATGCATAGGTATTTCACATTGACTCTTCCACGCGCAACTTTAGTGCGGCCGACGGGCCACGCGGTCCCAACGCCGCGCGAGCTCTCTGCAAGGAGAGAATACATGACTGCTGAACCGACGCTCAAGCCTGAGCGCCCCTTCTTTTCGTCCGGGCCGACCGCCAAGTTCAAGGGCTGGTCTGCTACCAATCTCAAAACCGAATCACTGGGCCGTTCGCACCGTTCGGCCGTCGGCAAGGCACGGCTGAAATATGCCATCGACCTGTCGAAAGAGATGCTCGGCGTGCCCGAGGACTATCTCGTCGGCATTATGCCGGCGTCCGACACCGGCGCGCTCGAATGCGCGATGTGGAACATGCTCGGTGCCCGCCCGGCGACTGTCGCGGCGTGGGAAAGTTTCGGCAATGTCTGGATCCAGGACGCGGTCAAGCAGCTCAAGCT encodes:
- a CDS encoding glycosyltransferase family 4 protein; its protein translation is MQTSDLRIALFSGNYNYTRDGANQALNRLVGYLLRQGAAVRVFSPVVDEPDFEPTGELFDVPNIRMPVKGRGEYRMPMGLNNEARYALEAFKPNMVHVSSPDPTGHAALKWARKHDIPVVASVHTRFETYPRYYGLGFTEPAIEWILRRFYNRCDALVAPSQSMIDEYKAMGMHEDIGLWTRGVDREVFDPSKRDLEWRRSFGLEDSDVAIAFLGRLVMEKGLDVFADAIIALRKLQAPHKVLVIGDGPARGWFEKALPGGIFVGFQTGKDLGRALASADIFLNPSITETFGNVTLEAMACGLPVVAASATGASSLVHDGLTGRLVPPGKAQLFAEALAPYCTDDGLRLTHGQAGEFRSREYSWDAINQAVVDTYLRVTSARQR
- a CDS encoding WG repeat-containing protein → MVDGKWGAVDAKGEVVVPLENSAIEQWSDGLIEVTKDGLVSLLAADGTTMVPFLYESIFGNDTSAGGSPDNSWFWAQNDWGVERWIVDARGKPLLGPGLNPLMPFNNRDRFTVEDGGRRGILSLACDWILLPSLRGIGKLAENGLAWAETPDRRQGFIDVDGNWVIEPGRFEGLGQFAADGLAPAMVDEKWGFIDSTGAWVVEPVSEGLLWQPEPFDAFGRTVVNVNDRRGVIDRDGKWVLEPVHDGVRLEFDGAFIIWQDGERRRLASDGTDLGLEPPDFDRLIPYDRNGYGRMVKDGKASIIDRSGREVLGSQFENIGAFEGRKWAPAKRDGKWGAVNIDGEWVLEPGYDCVGKCYEYPPTLPPPAMLVRTQTRPVGIFNPSSPRYTDPKSQDWCHARSDATP
- a CDS encoding replication-associated recombination protein A; amino-acid sequence: MADLFHDDSTPPSGASDDPREDTPLADRLRPRSLGDVIGQEHLIGPEGAIGRMVAAGRLSSMILWGPPGTGKTSTARLLADAVGMRFVPISAVFSGVADLKKAFAEADKMAQAGQRTLLFVDEIHRFNRAQQDGFLPFVERGTVTLVGATTENPSFELNAALLSRAQVLILHRLDAEALGKLLDRAEELEGPLPLTHDAREALVASADGDGRFLLNQAETLYNAKIGEPLDPATLGQFLQRRVAVYDKDREGHYNLISALHKSLRGSDPQASLYYLARMLVAGEQPLYVLRRLVRFASEDIGLADPQALTQCLAAKDAYEFLGSPEGELAIVQACLYCATAPKSNAAYAAQKAAFRSAKETGSLMPPQNILNAPTKLMKDIGYGSGYSYDHEAENGFSGDNYWPEEMESQTYYAPVERGFEREVKKRLEYWDKLRAERKS
- a CDS encoding PadR family transcriptional regulator produces the protein MTWNRYRRGGWNNLGPMIAMMAASAASEWDDGDMRRSRRGRDWRDGHRPRKRRGRMFGQGELRLALLALINEEPRHGYELIKAVEEMTGGAYAPSPGAVYPTLQMLEEEGQIKPAKSKGDDDDSESGGKKPFKATKSGKAELAERCEEVDELMGRLGEHGDRAEKVREKSPDLFRAMGNLASVLKNRAKAGKLDQKAIDEIVDIIDEVAKRIERL